The Papaver somniferum cultivar HN1 chromosome 3, ASM357369v1, whole genome shotgun sequence genome includes a region encoding these proteins:
- the LOC113357080 gene encoding uncharacterized protein LOC113357080 gives MDNLLGFLDCVKAECKPLLAERAASKGWSDQKLDQTGGALGKYDNLKRNREDGYEFCLAGIVSTEGNSAVSLQIVLGRISELIKTCWSEDLDLMKTAEVLKMDLSSVETLPRRGCVEIFWFSCDASTTSVTRNIPRSPYRRYMDAGVVAFCPKLYTGILCVFKFSYYLLYYLGCSVAQILFLNQLLNILLTYM, from the exons ATGGATAACCTGCTCGGCTTTCTTGATTGCGTGAAAGCTGAATGTAAACCTCTACTTGCTGAACGAG CGGCGAGTAAAGGGTGGTCCGACCAAAAGCTTGATCAAACTGGTGGCGCACTTGGCAA GTACGACAACTTGAAGAGGAATCGAGAGGATGGCTATGAGTTCTGTTTGGCTGGGATTGTTAGTACTGAG GGAAATTCAGCTGTTAGCCTCCAGATTGTGCTGGGTCGTATTTCTGAACTAATAAAGACATGTTGGAGTGAGGATTTGGATCTTATGAAGACTGCCGAGGTTCTAAAGATG GATCTTAGTAGTGTGGAAACCCTTCCAAGGAGAGGATGTGTTGAAATATTCTGGTTTTCGTGTGATGCTTCTACCACCAGCGTCACCAGAAACATCCCCAGATCGCCATATAGAAGATACATGGATGCAG GTGTGGTCGCATTTTGTCCCAAGCTGTACACAGGcattttgtgtgtttttaaattTAGTTACTACCTTTTGTACTATCTGGGTTGTTCTGTTGCCCAGATTCTATTTCTAAATCAATTATTAAACATCTTATTGACATATATGTAA